A single region of the Oenococcus kitaharae DSM 17330 genome encodes:
- a CDS encoding LysR family transcriptional regulator, translating into MEDFSFDRQIIDVLETVKRTGSISQAADALFISQPTISKIIRKQEKKYQVELLDRSSHPLHLTYAGEYFLEQCKRFNQSYETMQHHLRQFAGVSAGSLTIGVTPSLSSVVLPQLLPVFYQRYPHIHLHLLEKTASELEEALLNHAIDLYIGVTPGYRKEFSCCRLFTDGAVLLLPRRLSRDLKLPPSIEDIGPLVNGLDFISEEEGSSFQRLVNAYSAKYNLAPNILVKTAHISTARSLACAGFAATLIPRLMLTEEVRKADLQVISISPEVFQFDISGTFDVDVAPSEPLINFMNLAQEVFQPPFGKEQDATVDNS; encoded by the coding sequence ATGGAAGATTTTTCATTTGACCGCCAGATCATTGATGTTTTGGAGACTGTTAAGCGCACGGGCAGCATTTCACAAGCCGCTGACGCACTTTTTATCAGCCAGCCGACAATCAGCAAAATCATTCGTAAACAAGAAAAAAAGTATCAAGTCGAACTTCTTGACCGCAGCAGTCATCCACTGCACTTGACCTATGCCGGCGAGTATTTTTTGGAACAATGCAAACGTTTTAATCAATCATATGAGACTATGCAGCATCATTTGCGGCAATTTGCTGGCGTTTCAGCTGGCAGCTTAACAATTGGTGTGACGCCATCTCTATCCTCAGTTGTGTTGCCCCAACTCCTGCCGGTGTTTTATCAACGCTATCCGCATATTCATCTGCATCTGCTTGAAAAGACCGCCAGCGAATTAGAAGAAGCACTGCTGAACCATGCGATTGATCTGTATATCGGTGTCACACCAGGTTACCGTAAAGAATTTTCCTGTTGCCGACTGTTCACAGATGGTGCGGTATTATTATTGCCCAGGCGTTTGTCCAGAGACTTAAAGCTGCCGCCAAGTATCGAGGATATCGGGCCGCTGGTTAATGGCCTGGATTTTATCAGTGAAGAAGAGGGCTCCTCGTTTCAAAGGCTTGTGAATGCTTACTCGGCTAAATATAATCTAGCGCCGAATATTCTTGTGAAAACGGCCCATATTTCTACGGCACGGAGTCTGGCTTGTGCTGGTTTTGCAGCGACATTGATTCCGCGTTTGATGTTGACTGAAGAGGTTAGAAAAGCCGACCTGCAAGTCATTAGCATAAGCCCGGAAGTCTTTCAATTTGATATCTCGGGAACTTTTGATGTGGATGTAGCGCCTAGCGAACCATTAATCAATTTTATGAATTTGGCCCAGGAAGTTTTCCAGCCGCCTTTTGGAAAGGAACAAGATGCCACTGTCGATAATTCATAA
- the rnr gene encoding ribonuclease R: protein MPTTQFASEKFINGTFVANAKGFGFVKTDEGQEDLFIGRANTNLAMQNDEVLASIVHAGRDGRGPEGKVEKILSHANQQVVGVFRSGVNRDDLPHPMDPSQFIGTITFSDDKMQEFKYLVDNKGLTPSDRDSVTVTTSVFPTSSNPTVLIGSVTKVIGRSDAPGVDILEIVYSLKIPSVYPDEAAAQAKAIPQSIDLQQALADGRPDFRDQPLITIDGADTKDIDDAVVVWKLPNGNYHLGVHIADVSNYVPEGTPLDQEAYKRGTSVYLTDRVIPMLPTEISNGIASLNPNEDRLAMSCEMEIDLQGRIVSHKIQPSIIRSHARMTYDSINKILAGDSAERAKYADLAEMIEQMGRLHKILAKMRTARGAIEFETNEAEIIVDKKGHPTDVVVRDRGIGERMIESFMLAANETVAQHFDHLHVPFLYRVHEVPEGDKVTNFFEFMRAIGHPIKADPKNLKPKDFQAALEAVAGLPEEMMIQTMMLRATKQAHYSPQPIGHFGIAAKYYTHFTSPIRRYPDLVVHRLIKHYAKFGTGPKATEAVRDKLPQIGVDTSERERRAVDAERATNDMKFAEYMEDHIGETYDGVVNSALKFGLFISLPNTIEGLVHISTMDDDVYQYDETRQALIGRTRHRIFTIGLAVKVQVVNANKETRKIDFKLVNPQAAPITKIRLAAEPERRSFHHDNSHRPGNNFQNSQGGQKKRPQKGAYKSTGKYRLRGGRH, encoded by the coding sequence ATGCCTACTACCCAATTCGCTTCAGAAAAATTCATAAACGGCACTTTCGTTGCTAACGCCAAGGGATTCGGCTTCGTTAAGACTGATGAGGGTCAAGAAGACCTGTTTATCGGCCGAGCCAACACGAATCTGGCCATGCAAAACGATGAAGTGCTGGCTTCAATCGTTCATGCTGGTCGTGATGGCCGCGGTCCAGAAGGCAAAGTTGAAAAAATTCTCAGTCACGCCAATCAACAGGTGGTGGGTGTTTTTCGTTCGGGCGTCAATCGTGACGATCTGCCGCACCCAATGGACCCTAGCCAGTTTATCGGGACAATTACCTTTAGCGATGACAAAATGCAGGAATTTAAGTATCTTGTCGACAATAAAGGCCTGACGCCAAGCGATCGCGATTCTGTGACAGTAACGACCAGTGTGTTTCCGACCAGCAGCAATCCGACCGTTTTGATCGGATCTGTTACCAAAGTGATCGGTCGTTCCGATGCGCCTGGCGTTGACATCCTTGAGATCGTTTATAGCTTGAAAATCCCCAGTGTTTACCCGGATGAAGCCGCAGCACAAGCCAAGGCGATTCCGCAATCAATTGATTTACAACAGGCTTTAGCTGATGGCCGGCCTGATTTTCGCGACCAGCCGCTGATCACGATTGATGGTGCTGACACGAAAGATATTGATGATGCGGTTGTTGTCTGGAAGCTGCCCAACGGCAATTACCATTTAGGTGTTCATATCGCTGATGTGTCTAATTACGTGCCTGAAGGGACGCCTTTGGATCAGGAGGCTTACAAACGCGGGACCTCAGTCTATTTGACGGATCGCGTTATTCCGATGCTGCCGACAGAAATTTCTAACGGCATTGCGTCATTGAATCCGAATGAGGATCGTTTGGCCATGTCTTGCGAGATGGAAATTGATTTGCAGGGAAGAATTGTTTCACATAAAATCCAGCCCAGTATCATTCGCTCACATGCACGTATGACCTATGATTCGATCAATAAAATTTTAGCCGGTGATAGCGCCGAACGGGCCAAATATGCTGATCTGGCTGAAATGATCGAACAAATGGGCCGGCTGCACAAAATTTTAGCTAAAATGCGGACAGCTCGTGGTGCCATTGAATTTGAGACCAATGAGGCTGAGATCATCGTTGATAAAAAAGGTCATCCGACTGATGTCGTTGTACGCGATCGCGGGATTGGCGAGCGTATGATTGAATCCTTTATGCTGGCTGCTAACGAGACCGTGGCTCAGCATTTTGATCATCTGCATGTACCTTTTTTGTATCGTGTCCATGAAGTGCCTGAAGGCGATAAAGTCACCAATTTCTTTGAATTCATGCGTGCAATCGGCCATCCGATTAAGGCTGATCCGAAGAATTTAAAGCCAAAAGATTTCCAGGCGGCCTTAGAAGCTGTTGCCGGCTTGCCTGAAGAGATGATGATTCAGACCATGATGCTGCGGGCGACCAAACAAGCCCATTATTCTCCTCAGCCAATTGGCCATTTTGGCATTGCGGCCAAATATTATACGCATTTCACTTCGCCAATCCGGCGTTATCCGGATTTGGTCGTTCATCGTTTGATCAAACATTATGCCAAATTCGGCACTGGCCCAAAAGCTACTGAAGCCGTCCGCGACAAGCTGCCTCAAATCGGTGTTGATACCTCTGAAAGAGAACGCCGCGCAGTTGATGCCGAAAGAGCCACCAACGACATGAAATTCGCTGAATATATGGAGGACCATATTGGCGAGACATACGACGGTGTTGTCAATTCGGCTTTGAAATTCGGCTTGTTTATCAGTTTGCCTAATACGATTGAAGGCCTTGTCCATATCAGCACGATGGACGATGATGTCTATCAGTATGACGAGACGCGCCAGGCTTTGATTGGCCGGACGCGCCATCGGATTTTTACAATTGGTCTGGCAGTGAAAGTACAGGTTGTCAATGCCAATAAAGAGACGCGCAAAATTGATTTCAAACTGGTCAACCCGCAAGCAGCACCAATCACCAAGATTCGTCTGGCAGCCGAGCCTGAACGCCGGTCTTTTCATCATGACAATAGCCACCGCCCAGGCAACAATTTCCAAAATAGCCAAGGAGGGCAAAAGAAGCGTCCACAAAAAGGAGCCTACAAGTCGACAGGTAAATATCGTCTCCGCGGAGGCCGGCATTAA
- the helD gene encoding RNA polymerase recycling motor HelD encodes MTDTIRDNEQQHLDLVLKELDKKIVETGTRISRAKDNLKEAEKGWQDIRVKFSDFNAVVETGASVHAQQQILAQRERDQSQAEVQMATLKKLQGRPYFARIDFIDQSDQAAQKETIYIGLASFADESGHFYVYDWRAPISSIYYDGALGKIDYQTPDGTQTADVKLKRQFEIADGVILTLFDTEEAVGDKLLLEALSSDSSTKMKSIVTTIQREQNRIIRDTDSDLLFVQGAAGSGKTAAVLQRIAYLLYRYRGKITSGQVVLFSPNQIFNDYVNEVLPDLGENNMIQMTFYQYANYRLPKIEVQTLAERFESENDPESVKMTDFKGSLPFFKAVRRYSEHIGRSGMSFRNLMFQGEIFFSSEEIAEIYYSFNSNYSLSQRLEATKQALLRKTMGRISSEMKKRWVDIAIENLAASDLELMLGDPDKREFESEKKERNELAKKIVREALKPVFRRIRRGIFMNPNKLFLGFLKAVPTLLSLDQFGIQPDEWSRACDRSAADLADGKLNLNDTAIYLYLFDLVNGHHGDRSIRFLFVDEVQDYTAFQLAFLKFSFPKAKFTLLGDLNQAIFTRTNASSLESAMYQLFDPDKSRTIKLTKTYRSTEQITDFTSALLTDSENIEAFAREGQKPQFIKGNAAANLVKILKDNLADELTTAIITKTAAQAKEVHEDLLQAGTASTLITLENQRLVPGTIVIPGYLAKGLEFDAVILWQVDNRNYSGENDRELLYTVASRAMHRLTILSDQEFSRLFNQVDEHLYEKI; translated from the coding sequence ATGACAGATACGATAAGAGACAATGAACAGCAGCATCTGGATCTGGTGTTAAAGGAACTTGACAAGAAAATCGTCGAGACCGGCACACGGATCAGCAGAGCTAAAGACAATTTAAAAGAAGCTGAAAAGGGCTGGCAGGACATTCGCGTGAAGTTTTCCGACTTCAATGCGGTGGTTGAGACCGGCGCATCCGTCCATGCCCAGCAGCAGATTTTGGCACAGCGCGAACGCGATCAATCCCAGGCTGAAGTTCAGATGGCGACATTAAAAAAGCTGCAGGGCCGGCCTTATTTTGCGCGGATTGATTTTATTGATCAGAGTGATCAGGCAGCTCAAAAAGAGACAATTTACATTGGCCTGGCGTCGTTTGCTGATGAAAGCGGGCATTTTTACGTTTATGATTGGCGAGCCCCGATTTCTTCTATTTATTATGACGGCGCTTTAGGGAAGATTGATTACCAGACACCTGATGGGACGCAGACGGCTGACGTCAAGTTAAAACGCCAGTTTGAAATCGCTGATGGCGTGATTTTGACTTTATTCGATACTGAAGAAGCGGTTGGCGATAAATTGCTTTTAGAGGCTCTATCTTCGGATTCATCAACGAAAATGAAGTCGATCGTGACGACGATTCAGCGCGAACAGAACCGGATCATTCGAGACACAGATTCCGATCTGCTATTTGTTCAGGGCGCTGCTGGTTCGGGAAAAACGGCGGCTGTTTTGCAGCGAATCGCTTACCTGCTTTATCGCTACCGCGGCAAGATCACGTCCGGACAAGTCGTCTTGTTTTCACCAAACCAGATTTTTAATGACTATGTCAATGAGGTGCTGCCGGATCTGGGTGAAAACAACATGATTCAAATGACCTTTTATCAATATGCTAATTACCGCCTGCCGAAAATCGAAGTGCAGACTCTAGCTGAGCGTTTTGAAAGCGAAAACGATCCTGAGTCTGTGAAAATGACTGATTTTAAGGGCAGCTTGCCTTTCTTTAAGGCAGTTCGCCGGTATTCCGAACATATCGGCCGTTCAGGCATGAGTTTTCGAAATCTCATGTTTCAAGGAGAAATCTTTTTCTCATCTGAAGAAATTGCTGAAATTTATTATTCCTTCAATAGCAATTATTCGCTCAGTCAACGTTTGGAGGCTACCAAACAAGCACTGCTGCGCAAGACGATGGGCCGGATTTCCTCAGAGATGAAAAAACGCTGGGTGGATATCGCGATTGAAAATCTAGCAGCTAGTGATCTTGAGCTGATGCTGGGTGATCCGGACAAACGAGAATTCGAATCCGAAAAAAAAGAGCGCAACGAACTGGCTAAAAAAATCGTCCGCGAAGCGTTAAAACCTGTTTTCCGACGCATCCGCCGTGGTATTTTCATGAATCCTAACAAGTTGTTCCTCGGTTTTCTCAAAGCCGTCCCAACTTTGCTGTCTTTGGATCAATTCGGCATTCAGCCTGACGAGTGGTCTCGTGCCTGTGATCGTTCGGCTGCTGATTTAGCAGACGGCAAGCTGAATTTAAATGATACGGCTATTTATCTGTATTTGTTTGATTTGGTCAACGGCCATCACGGTGACCGGTCGATTCGTTTCCTCTTCGTTGATGAAGTTCAGGATTACACGGCCTTCCAGCTGGCATTTTTGAAGTTTTCTTTCCCGAAGGCCAAGTTCACGCTTTTGGGTGATTTGAACCAAGCTATTTTCACGCGGACAAATGCCAGCAGCCTTGAATCCGCCATGTATCAGCTGTTTGACCCGGACAAGTCGAGAACGATCAAATTAACGAAGACTTATCGTTCGACCGAACAGATTACCGACTTTACGAGTGCTTTGCTGACTGATTCGGAAAATATCGAAGCTTTTGCCCGTGAAGGACAAAAACCGCAGTTTATCAAGGGCAATGCCGCGGCTAATTTAGTCAAGATACTAAAGGATAATTTGGCTGATGAATTAACAACGGCGATTATCACAAAAACTGCTGCTCAGGCTAAAGAAGTCCATGAAGATCTCTTACAAGCTGGCACCGCCTCAACGTTGATCACATTGGAAAACCAGCGTCTGGTGCCGGGTACGATTGTCATACCGGGCTATCTGGCCAAGGGTCTGGAATTTGATGCCGTCATTTTATGGCAGGTTGATAATCGTAATTATAGTGGCGAAAATGACCGTGAATTGTTGTATACAGTTGCCAGCCGTGCGATGCACCGTCTCACGATTCTTTCAGACCAAGAATTTAGCCGCTTGTTTAATCAGGTTGATGAGCATCTTTATGAAAAAATCTGA
- a CDS encoding class A sortase, with amino-acid sequence MAKKQARTSEHRFRRWLLPALLLIIFLSTLGYLGYQHFQELYARIQPLKVYEPKGKIVKRSDPSYAAEILKMIQWNPHADQKEDKIGYVAIPSQHILLPIYVNPYSSQTLNLGAASVKGQQLGQKSNYSLAAHNFNNHVTGFSPLQLTENQNAPYLTSSGTHDVHGLDGIKVYAADKENLYVYRVVVQNTVYKDQVSVMDPANTIGKQPTLTIISCLFPNINYRIITRAVLSKKYPLMTAPKTLLRIFDMRLNQTNAHVNWFNPGQEEGSNGAMGGFKK; translated from the coding sequence ATGGCAAAAAAGCAGGCTAGGACAAGTGAACATCGTTTTCGCCGCTGGCTGCTGCCGGCTCTTTTACTGATTATTTTTTTGTCCACTTTAGGCTATCTCGGTTACCAGCATTTTCAAGAATTATACGCGCGTATTCAGCCTTTAAAGGTCTATGAACCCAAGGGAAAAATTGTCAAACGATCTGATCCTTCCTATGCCGCCGAGATTCTTAAAATGATTCAATGGAATCCGCATGCCGATCAAAAAGAGGACAAAATCGGTTATGTGGCGATTCCTAGTCAGCACATTCTGCTGCCGATTTATGTTAATCCTTATAGCAGCCAGACGCTGAATTTAGGCGCAGCTTCAGTCAAAGGCCAACAATTAGGCCAAAAGAGCAATTATTCGCTGGCCGCACATAATTTTAATAACCATGTGACGGGATTTTCGCCTTTGCAACTGACTGAAAATCAAAATGCGCCCTATTTAACCAGTAGCGGGACACACGATGTTCATGGCCTTGACGGCATCAAAGTTTACGCAGCTGATAAAGAAAATTTGTATGTTTATCGCGTTGTTGTTCAAAACACGGTCTATAAAGACCAAGTGTCAGTCATGGATCCGGCCAATACCATCGGCAAACAGCCGACACTGACGATTATTTCCTGTCTGTTTCCCAATATCAATTACCGGATTATCACCCGAGCTGTCTTGAGCAAAAAATATCCCTTGATGACAGCACCGAAAACGCTGCTTCGCATTTTTGACATGCGTCTCAATCAGACCAATGCGCATGTCAATTGGTTTAACCCTGGGCAAGAAGAAGGATCAAACGGCGCCATGGGCGGATTCAAAAAATAA
- a CDS encoding FAD:protein FMN transferase, with translation MPLSIIHKSYYALGTRISLTLLPPAQEADLAAAYDLIRDYEDRLTVNRDQSELMSINQAAGRHPVAVSKISYDLIKCAYTISRLNLGFNAAIGPLVKLWRIGFSGANLPDPVEIQKRLSLIDPAQIQLDDDKRTVFLKQAGMELDLGAIAKGYIADAVLALWQQHGLKSGVIDLGGNILLMGKSQHPDGLWRVGIQDPDLARNQLLGSLETPARSIVTSGIYERFLQVDGKKYHHMFDSKTGYPIANDLASVTVISPRSIDGDIWTTLAFYAGLESGLVMIEKEPDLEAIFVTRDRRVAVTNGLQQSFHLLNPDYQMIEP, from the coding sequence ATGCCACTGTCGATAATTCATAAAAGTTATTACGCCTTGGGGACGCGGATCAGCCTGACGTTATTGCCGCCAGCTCAAGAGGCTGATCTAGCCGCCGCTTACGATTTAATTCGCGATTATGAAGACCGTTTAACCGTCAATCGGGATCAATCCGAATTAATGTCGATCAACCAAGCTGCCGGCCGGCATCCGGTCGCTGTTTCAAAAATTAGTTATGATTTGATAAAATGCGCTTACACCATCAGCAGACTCAATCTAGGTTTTAATGCTGCCATTGGGCCGCTCGTTAAATTGTGGCGAATTGGTTTTTCCGGTGCTAATCTGCCGGATCCGGTCGAAATTCAAAAACGTCTATCTTTGATCGATCCCGCTCAGATCCAGCTGGATGACGACAAGCGGACTGTTTTTTTAAAGCAAGCCGGTATGGAACTTGACTTGGGTGCGATTGCCAAAGGCTATATCGCAGACGCTGTTTTAGCCTTGTGGCAGCAGCACGGATTAAAGAGCGGCGTGATTGATCTGGGCGGCAATATTCTGTTGATGGGGAAAAGCCAGCACCCAGACGGATTGTGGCGTGTTGGTATTCAAGACCCGGATCTGGCGCGTAATCAGCTTCTGGGCAGCTTGGAAACACCTGCTCGATCGATTGTGACTTCTGGTATCTACGAACGTTTTTTACAAGTAGATGGAAAAAAATACCATCACATGTTTGACTCCAAAACCGGTTACCCAATCGCCAATGATTTAGCCAGTGTCACGGTTATCAGCCCGCGATCAATTGACGGCGATATCTGGACGACTTTGGCTTTTTATGCCGGCCTAGAATCTGGCTTAGTTATGATTGAAAAAGAGCCGGATTTGGAAGCTATTTTTGTGACCCGCGACCGGCGAGTGGCAGTCACAAACGGTTTGCAACAATCTTTTCACCTGCTTAATCCGGATTATCAGATGATTGAGCCATAA
- the rfbD gene encoding dTDP-4-dehydrorhamnose reductase: protein MRYLITGANGQLGRELHELLEAQNLDFSAYDSKMLDITNRQAVFEAVQAQAPGVIFDAAAYTKVDAAEDEGKARNWAVNVDGTKNLAQAAAAFGATLVYVSTDYVFDGKKETPYLETDSVNPKNEYGKAKLAGEKAVLASHAKAYVVRTSWVYGEYGHNFVYTMQKLAETHPKLTVVNDQIGRPTWTKSLAEFMQHLVDSGQEPGIYNFSNDGTASWYQFAQEILKGSQAEIEPVTSEQFPQKAYRPRHSILDLKKAKATGFKIPTWQEALKMSGMIDK, encoded by the coding sequence ATGAGATATTTAATTACTGGTGCAAACGGCCAATTGGGCCGCGAGCTGCATGAACTGCTAGAAGCACAGAATTTGGACTTTTCTGCTTATGATTCTAAAATGCTGGATATTACGAACCGGCAAGCAGTGTTTGAAGCTGTTCAGGCTCAGGCACCCGGTGTGATTTTTGATGCTGCAGCTTATACAAAAGTCGATGCAGCCGAAGATGAAGGCAAAGCACGAAATTGGGCCGTGAACGTCGATGGTACTAAAAATCTGGCACAGGCCGCGGCTGCTTTTGGCGCAACGCTTGTCTATGTATCCACGGATTATGTTTTTGATGGCAAAAAAGAAACGCCTTATTTGGAAACAGACTCAGTCAATCCTAAAAATGAATATGGCAAGGCTAAACTAGCTGGCGAAAAGGCTGTTCTTGCTTCGCATGCTAAGGCCTATGTGGTCCGCACCAGCTGGGTTTATGGTGAATATGGCCATAATTTCGTCTATACGATGCAGAAATTAGCTGAGACACACCCGAAACTGACGGTGGTTAATGACCAGATTGGCCGGCCGACCTGGACTAAATCGCTGGCTGAATTTATGCAGCATTTAGTCGATAGCGGTCAAGAGCCGGGTATTTATAACTTTTCCAACGACGGTACTGCCAGCTGGTATCAGTTTGCCCAAGAAATTTTAAAGGGCAGCCAGGCTGAAATTGAGCCTGTCACATCGGAACAATTTCCGCAAAAAGCCTATCGGCCGCGCCATTCGATTCTGGATTTAAAGAAAGCCAAAGCAACCGGATTTAAAATCCCGACTTGGCAGGAAGCTTTGAAAATGTCGGGTATGATAGATAAGTAA
- a CDS encoding histidine phosphatase family protein, producing MTEQGINVFFVRHGQTYFNLMGRFQGWSDIDLTEKGIADGKAAGIRLAGVHFKAAFSSDLPRAYNTARFVLNANQADSPALPTAEKDFREIFFGSAEGLTIQQIVAEYDHGFDKTMQAEAVGYGDTIAKFGFDGLMDLFKKNDPLHLAEDSAEFNQRLTHGLNMIRETFKAGDNVLVVTHGSLMRALANKFQSAELASHKLDNGAISKLIFEPKKDGRVTIAAWNDTEKIW from the coding sequence ATGACAGAACAAGGTATTAACGTATTTTTTGTCCGCCATGGACAGACCTATTTTAATTTGATGGGTCGCTTTCAAGGCTGGTCAGATATTGATCTAACTGAAAAAGGTATTGCAGACGGCAAAGCAGCCGGAATTAGGCTGGCCGGCGTACATTTTAAGGCTGCATTTTCTTCCGACCTGCCCCGTGCCTACAATACGGCCCGCTTTGTTCTAAACGCCAATCAAGCTGATTCTCCGGCTTTGCCAACAGCTGAAAAGGACTTTAGAGAAATCTTTTTCGGCAGCGCTGAAGGCTTGACCATTCAGCAAATTGTTGCTGAATATGATCACGGTTTTGATAAGACCATGCAGGCAGAAGCCGTTGGTTATGGCGACACAATCGCAAAATTTGGTTTTGACGGCCTAATGGATCTTTTTAAAAAGAACGACCCGCTGCATCTTGCTGAAGACTCAGCCGAATTCAATCAGCGTCTCACACATGGCTTGAATATGATCCGAGAGACTTTCAAGGCTGGCGATAATGTGCTCGTCGTCACACACGGCAGTCTCATGCGTGCCTTAGCAAACAAATTTCAATCAGCCGAGCTCGCTTCTCACAAACTCGATAACGGTGCGATTTCCAAACTGATTTTTGAGCCAAAAAAAGACGGTCGTGTCACGATAGCCGCCTGGAACGATACGGAAAAGATCTGGTAA
- a CDS encoding lipid II:glycine glycyltransferase FemX codes for MILDLADKQAVDKYNRFVRTNWRGQATQDTLWADLKANWGHLFVYRENDQGEVIAAMTVLTIEAVPGRLLAYSPRGPIADFQNVDLIASLVDEAVAALPKNTFLLRMDPEVAYDDDLNQRYLAAGFQTRNRQVTTMHGNIQPRKNMVMSYQGMANTDDLMKHFKRDYRNQIRRAIKDGVKVTSGCNRDFVDAFYDTYKKMAGYQQITYRPESYFYRMVDLFAQTGLLKIFVAHFQGQVIASGIGFAHGDEIWYMYAGSDREFSKHYAPYLVQWEMTKWGLSLGKAEYDFGGVGQFDPSDGLFRFKHGFTYEDAPREYIGEVDKVLDQPAYEQYLKTFK; via the coding sequence ATGATATTAGATTTAGCAGATAAACAAGCAGTTGATAAATATAATCGCTTTGTCCGCACGAATTGGCGCGGGCAGGCCACACAAGATACTCTCTGGGCAGACTTGAAAGCCAATTGGGGGCATCTTTTTGTGTATCGTGAAAATGATCAGGGAGAAGTGATTGCGGCCATGACTGTTTTGACAATCGAAGCCGTGCCGGGACGGCTTTTAGCTTATTCGCCGCGCGGGCCGATTGCTGATTTTCAGAATGTTGATTTAATTGCCAGCCTAGTTGATGAAGCCGTTGCTGCTTTGCCAAAGAATACTTTTTTGCTGCGCATGGATCCGGAAGTCGCTTATGATGACGATTTAAATCAGCGTTATCTTGCAGCTGGTTTTCAGACGCGTAACCGCCAGGTCACGACGATGCATGGCAATATTCAGCCGCGCAAAAATATGGTAATGAGCTATCAAGGCATGGCCAACACAGACGATTTGATGAAACATTTCAAACGCGACTACCGCAACCAGATCCGCCGGGCTATCAAAGACGGCGTTAAGGTCACTTCTGGATGTAATCGGGATTTTGTCGACGCTTTTTACGATACTTATAAAAAAATGGCCGGCTATCAGCAGATTACTTATCGTCCGGAAAGCTATTTTTACCGCATGGTGGATTTGTTTGCCCAGACTGGCCTGCTGAAGATCTTTGTCGCTCATTTTCAGGGCCAGGTTATTGCGTCGGGGATTGGTTTTGCTCACGGGGATGAGATCTGGTACATGTATGCTGGATCGGACCGGGAATTTTCCAAACATTATGCGCCTTATCTCGTGCAGTGGGAGATGACGAAATGGGGTTTATCGCTAGGGAAAGCTGAATACGATTTTGGCGGCGTCGGCCAATTCGATCCTTCTGACGGCCTTTTTCGTTTCAAACATGGTTTTACCTACGAAGATGCACCGCGAGAATATATCGGCGAAGTCGACAAAGTCTTAGACCAGCCGGCCTACGAACAGTATTTGAAGACCTTTAAGTAA